Proteins encoded together in one Candidatus Binatia bacterium window:
- a CDS encoding short-chain dehydrogenase: MKLGGKVALVTGGGRGIGRGIALALAKEGAHVAIAEVETLPSAAQQYGDVSVGGYAAARETAREIEALGRKALAVRADVTRWEDTERMVRETVEKLGGLDILVCNAGVVHVARVEEIPEEAWDLLFAVNVKGVFLSCKAALPFLEKSSDPCIINVASVAGKNGTPGLAHYCASKFAVVGFTNALAKEVARRGIRVNAICPGILRTQMWEYLAERFRGKDESKEDAWKRVIAWLVPQGRPQTPEDVGEAAVFLATARAVTGQAINVDGGMEMH, encoded by the coding sequence ATGAAGCTCGGAGGAAAGGTGGCTCTGGTTACGGGCGGCGGGCGCGGGATCGGCAGGGGGATCGCGCTCGCGCTGGCGAAAGAGGGCGCCCACGTGGCGATCGCCGAGGTGGAAACTCTTCCGTCGGCCGCGCAGCAATACGGCGACGTTTCGGTGGGTGGGTATGCCGCCGCGCGCGAGACCGCACGGGAAATCGAGGCACTCGGGCGCAAGGCGCTCGCCGTCCGAGCCGACGTGACGCGGTGGGAAGACACCGAGCGCATGGTTCGCGAGACCGTCGAGAAGCTCGGCGGGCTCGACATCCTGGTGTGCAACGCCGGCGTCGTGCACGTCGCGCGCGTCGAGGAAATACCCGAAGAGGCGTGGGATCTTCTGTTCGCCGTCAACGTGAAAGGGGTTTTTCTCTCCTGCAAGGCAGCGCTTCCCTTCCTCGAGAAATCTTCCGATCCGTGCATCATCAACGTGGCTTCCGTGGCGGGGAAGAACGGGACGCCGGGACTCGCCCACTACTGCGCTTCGAAGTTCGCCGTCGTGGGATTCACCAACGCGCTCGCCAAGGAAGTGGCCCGCCGTGGCATCCGCGTGAACGCGATCTGCCCGGGGATCCTCCGGACGCAGATGTGGGAGTACCTGGCCGAACGGTTCCGGGGGAAGGACGAGAGCAAGGAGGACGCCTGGAAGAGGGTGATCGCCTGGCTCGTCCCCCAGGGGAGGCCGCAGACGCCGGAGGACGTCGGGGAGGCAGCGGTCTTTCTGGCGACGGCCCGCGCCGTGACCGGGCAGGCCATCAACGTGGACGGCGGGATGGAAATGCACTGA
- a CDS encoding long-chain-fatty-acid--CoA ligase, whose translation MNPELFLPASRLERHRARGEWPVPSAAQLLAERLRNAPDREFLIDGTQRLSFRAFEDRVSRLVAGLRALGVRRGDVVSWQLPSWWEAAVLAVALEHLGAVQNPILPIYRETEVGFIARETGTRILFVPGTFRSFDYRELARSVRAQVPSIEHVVVVRDRPFEGARAFGDLLGERDGRAPVERDLHEVSFVFYTSGTTSEPKGVLHSTSTLGAFARANARVSGSSESDVSLLQFPLTHIGGLAAFVVLPLLVGSRVVYLDVWDPERALDLVEKEGVTSAGGPPPILQGILSAPGFRPERVRTLRTAGTGAADIPPELVREVRRRLGVKSFRSYGLTECPMLTSGRPEDPEEKCVSTDGRPSPGCEVRIVDESGRACPPGTEGEIECFGPQLCLGYWNSELDREAFTADGFLRTGDLGILDEEGYLRVTGRKKDIIIRKGENLSAKSIEDVLYEHPAVADAAVVGLPDPECGEKVCACVVLRPGASLTLAELARFMEEKRVMKQKIPERLEILPSLPRNATGKVKKFELRARFSGR comes from the coding sequence GTGAACCCCGAACTCTTCCTTCCCGCCTCTCGCCTCGAACGTCACCGCGCGCGGGGCGAGTGGCCCGTTCCGAGCGCGGCGCAGCTCCTCGCCGAGCGCCTGCGGAATGCGCCCGACCGGGAGTTCCTGATCGACGGTACGCAGCGGCTTTCGTTCCGCGCGTTCGAGGACCGGGTATCGCGGCTCGTCGCGGGGCTCCGCGCCCTCGGAGTACGCCGGGGCGACGTGGTTTCCTGGCAGCTCCCGAGCTGGTGGGAAGCCGCCGTGCTCGCGGTGGCGCTCGAACACCTCGGAGCCGTCCAGAACCCCATCCTTCCCATCTACCGGGAGACGGAAGTGGGCTTCATCGCGCGCGAGACGGGGACGCGGATCCTGTTCGTCCCGGGCACCTTCCGGTCGTTCGACTACCGGGAGCTCGCCCGTTCCGTCCGGGCGCAGGTCCCCTCGATCGAGCACGTGGTGGTCGTCCGCGATCGCCCCTTCGAAGGGGCCCGCGCCTTCGGGGACCTTCTCGGGGAGAGGGACGGCCGGGCGCCGGTCGAACGAGACCTCCACGAGGTAAGCTTCGTTTTTTACACGTCGGGGACCACCTCGGAACCCAAGGGCGTCCTCCACAGCACCTCGACCCTGGGCGCTTTCGCCCGCGCGAACGCACGGGTATCCGGAAGTTCGGAAAGCGACGTGAGCCTGCTCCAGTTTCCGCTCACCCACATCGGCGGGCTCGCGGCTTTCGTCGTCCTACCGCTCCTCGTGGGATCGCGCGTCGTCTACCTCGACGTCTGGGATCCCGAGCGGGCCCTCGACCTCGTCGAGAAAGAAGGCGTGACGAGCGCAGGCGGGCCGCCCCCGATCCTCCAGGGAATCCTCTCGGCCCCGGGATTCCGGCCCGAGCGCGTCCGGACTCTGCGCACCGCCGGCACCGGAGCCGCGGACATCCCACCCGAGCTCGTCCGCGAGGTGCGCCGCAGACTCGGCGTGAAAAGCTTCCGGTCGTACGGGCTCACGGAGTGCCCCATGCTCACCTCGGGACGCCCCGAGGATCCCGAGGAAAAGTGCGTGTCGACCGACGGCCGACCGTCGCCGGGCTGCGAGGTGCGCATCGTCGACGAGAGCGGCCGGGCCTGCCCGCCCGGGACGGAAGGTGAAATCGAGTGTTTCGGCCCCCAGCTCTGCCTCGGTTACTGGAATTCCGAGCTCGATCGCGAAGCTTTCACGGCCGACGGCTTTTTGCGCACGGGCGACCTCGGGATTCTCGACGAAGAAGGCTACTTGCGCGTGACGGGCCGCAAGAAGGACATCATCATCCGCAAGGGCGAGAACCTGAGTGCCAAGTCGATCGAGGACGTTCTCTACGAGCATCCTGCGGTGGCCGATGCGGCCGTGGTCGGCCTTCCCGATCCCGAGTGCGGGGAGAAAGTCTGTGCCTGTGTCGTCCTGCGGCCGGGAGCCTCGCTGACGCTGGCCGAGCTCGCTCGCTTCATGGAGGAAAAGCGAGTCATGAAACAGAAAATCCCGGAGAGGCTCGAGATCCTCCCGTCGCTGCCGCGCAATGCTACGGGGAAAGTAAAGAAGTTCGAGCTCCGTGCCCGCTTCTCGGGTCGCTAG
- a CDS encoding acyl-CoA dehydrogenase: MDFSPTPRAQALREKLVAFMEKHVYPVESEALREFDLVGPGRPYPPIVSELRKKAKAEGLWNLFLPDPRYGPGLTNTEYGILCETMGRSPIAPSVFNCAAPDTGNMEILAEFGTEEQKKRWLEPLLEGEIRSCFSMTEPDTAGSDPTLLATRAERQGDFYVINGRKWFTSGAVGASVAIVMAVTNPDAPPHARASQILVPTDTPGFHLVRSVPVMGHAGGPGHCEIVYEDCRVPVTNLLGQEGAGFAIAQARLGPGRIHHCMRLIGGAERALELMCQRANTRFAFGSLLAEKQFVQDFIATSRMEIDQARLLTLYAAWKMDTVGKKEARQEISMIKVVAANMFQRVLDRAIQVFGAAGVSDDFPLARMWREGRSLRIADGPDEVHKMVIARRELKRFRTP, encoded by the coding sequence ATGGATTTCTCGCCGACGCCCCGGGCGCAAGCCCTTCGGGAAAAACTCGTCGCGTTCATGGAAAAGCACGTCTATCCGGTCGAGTCCGAAGCCCTCCGAGAATTCGACCTCGTGGGACCGGGGCGCCCCTACCCGCCGATCGTTTCCGAGCTGCGGAAGAAAGCGAAAGCCGAAGGGCTCTGGAACCTCTTCCTGCCCGACCCGCGGTACGGACCGGGGCTCACGAACACGGAGTACGGAATCCTCTGCGAGACGATGGGCCGGAGCCCGATCGCCCCGTCGGTTTTCAACTGCGCCGCACCGGACACGGGGAACATGGAAATTCTCGCCGAGTTCGGCACCGAAGAACAGAAAAAACGATGGCTCGAGCCGCTCCTCGAGGGAGAAATCCGGAGCTGCTTTTCCATGACGGAACCCGACACCGCGGGCTCCGACCCGACGCTGCTTGCGACGCGCGCCGAGCGGCAGGGCGATTTCTACGTGATCAACGGCCGCAAGTGGTTCACTTCCGGCGCCGTCGGCGCGAGCGTCGCGATCGTGATGGCCGTCACGAACCCGGACGCCCCCCCGCATGCCCGGGCGAGCCAGATCCTCGTCCCCACGGACACCCCGGGGTTCCACCTCGTACGTTCCGTGCCCGTCATGGGCCACGCCGGAGGTCCGGGACACTGCGAGATCGTCTACGAGGATTGTCGGGTCCCGGTGACGAACCTCCTCGGCCAGGAAGGCGCGGGGTTCGCCATCGCGCAGGCACGACTGGGTCCCGGCCGCATCCACCACTGCATGCGGCTCATCGGGGGAGCGGAGCGGGCCCTCGAGCTCATGTGCCAGAGGGCCAACACGCGCTTTGCGTTCGGCAGCCTTCTCGCCGAAAAGCAGTTCGTCCAGGACTTCATCGCGACGTCCCGGATGGAAATCGACCAGGCACGACTGCTCACGCTCTACGCGGCCTGGAAGATGGATACCGTCGGCAAAAAAGAAGCCCGGCAGGAAATCTCGATGATCAAGGTCGTCGCGGCCAACATGTTCCAGCGCGTGCTGGACCGGGCGATCCAGGTCTTCGGCGCGGCCGGGGTCTCCGACGACTTTCCGCTCGCCCGGATGTGGCGCGAGGGACGCTCGCTCCGGATTGCCGACGGCCCCGACGAGGTCCACAAGATGGTCATCGCCCGGCGGGAGCTCAAACGGTTCCGGACGCCCTGA
- the tas gene encoding aldo/keto reductase: MKKRRLGRTGLEVSEICLGTMTFGNQADERTSLAILDRAFDAGVDFLDVAEVYPVPPDPKYAGRSEEICGKWLSGKPRDAVVVATKVAGPGAGWFLAPVRSGKTALDRHHIRRAVEGSLRRLGTDYIDLYQTHWPDRGTPVEETLEALTRLVEEGKVRYVGCSNETAYGLTKSLWVSEREGFVRYETIQNNFSLLYRRFEDELAEVSRRENVSLLAYSPLAGGVLTGKYQGGAFPEGARFTLYRDATPRTQAMTRRFVNERTLAATERFAAVARECGLPLATFALAWTLTRDFLGAAIVGATRPEQLEETLRAAEVQLPPEALAECDKISREIPYPMG, encoded by the coding sequence ATGAAAAAGCGACGTTTGGGCCGTACGGGCCTCGAGGTTTCGGAGATCTGTCTCGGTACGATGACGTTCGGCAACCAGGCCGACGAGCGGACGAGTCTCGCGATTCTCGACCGGGCGTTCGACGCCGGTGTGGACTTCCTCGACGTAGCCGAGGTCTATCCCGTTCCGCCGGACCCGAAATACGCGGGCCGGAGCGAGGAAATTTGCGGCAAGTGGCTTTCGGGCAAGCCTCGGGACGCCGTTGTCGTGGCGACGAAGGTCGCGGGCCCCGGCGCGGGCTGGTTTCTCGCCCCCGTGCGGTCCGGAAAGACGGCGCTCGACCGGCACCACATCCGGAGGGCGGTCGAGGGGAGCCTCCGGCGTCTCGGGACGGACTACATCGATCTCTACCAGACCCATTGGCCCGATCGCGGGACGCCCGTGGAAGAAACCCTCGAGGCGCTCACGAGACTGGTCGAGGAAGGAAAGGTCCGTTACGTGGGATGCAGCAACGAAACGGCGTACGGGCTCACCAAGAGTCTCTGGGTGAGCGAGCGGGAGGGATTCGTCCGGTACGAAACGATCCAGAACAATTTCAGCCTGCTCTACCGGCGTTTCGAGGACGAGCTTGCCGAGGTGTCGAGGCGCGAGAACGTGAGCCTTCTCGCCTACAGCCCCCTCGCCGGGGGTGTGCTCACGGGCAAGTACCAGGGAGGGGCCTTTCCGGAGGGAGCCCGGTTCACGCTGTACCGGGACGCCACGCCCAGGACACAGGCGATGACTCGGCGCTTCGTGAACGAGAGGACGCTGGCCGCCACGGAACGCTTCGCGGCGGTCGCTCGCGAATGCGGCCTTCCGCTCGCGACTTTCGCGCTCGCCTGGACGCTCACCCGCGACTTTCTCGGCGCGGCGATCGTCGGCGCCACGCGTCCCGAGCAGCTCGAGGAAACCTTGCGGGCGGCCGAGGTCCAGCTTCCGCCGGAAGCTCTGGCCGAGTGCGACAAGATCTCGCGGGAAATCCCGTACCCGATGGGGTGA
- a CDS encoding molybdenum cofactor biosynthesis protein: MGRLVGIAFREKPRGPMRMLDVACVTSTGGIAGDFRGRPGRRQVTVLAREGWERACGELGLALPWTARRANLFVEGVELPGSTGTMLLVGNAVLEVTGESAPCARMDEVADGLREALGKEWRGGVTCRVVHGGEIRLGDRVTLFDPGAALRA; this comes from the coding sequence GTGGGCAGACTCGTCGGAATCGCGTTTCGTGAGAAGCCCCGGGGCCCCATGCGCATGCTCGACGTGGCGTGCGTTACCTCGACCGGCGGGATTGCCGGGGATTTTCGGGGCCGACCGGGAAGACGGCAGGTCACGGTACTCGCTCGAGAGGGCTGGGAGCGGGCCTGCGGCGAGCTGGGCCTGGCGTTACCCTGGACGGCGCGGCGGGCGAACCTTTTCGTCGAGGGGGTCGAGCTCCCCGGCTCGACCGGCACGATGCTGCTCGTGGGGAACGCGGTGCTCGAAGTCACCGGAGAGAGTGCTCCGTGCGCCCGCATGGACGAGGTCGCAGACGGTTTGCGGGAGGCGCTCGGGAAGGAATGGAGGGGAGGGGTTACCTGCCGAGTCGTGCACGGCGGGGAAATTCGCCTCGGTGATCGTGTGACGCTTTTCGACCCGGGGGCGGCACTTCGGGCTTGA
- the agpS gene encoding alkyldihydroxyacetonephosphate synthase, with protein MSGRRLKFWGWGYEDAGPTPEQTEKLARLLQERFGLGAGERTDPPRIEEIRLRPPRVRPPAQLDAVASAHPYDRASHTYGKGFRDVVRALRRDFSPAPDVVVFPKDEEQIDAVLEWASREKLAVIPYGGGSSVVGGVEPRVGDAYAGAVTLDLRRFDRVLEVDRVSRAARIQAGVYGPRLEEQLKPHGLTLRHFPQSFEFSSLGGWIATRSGGHYATLYTHIDEFVESLRVRTPGGAVETRRLPASGAGPDPNRLFIGSEGILGVITEAWMRVQDRPKYRASAAVTFADFADAVEAVRAIAQAGLYPSNCRLLDAGEALVSGAGTGAEHVLVLGFESADHPPDAWMDRALECCRDHGGRVPEGAGKTRTDPEAGREGAAGAWRKAFLEAPYLRDALVCLGMVTETFETAVTWDRFGEFHAGVREAVEDALRRICGSGMVTCRFTHVYPDGPAPYYTVTAPGKKASQLEQWDEIKAAASEAVLRLGGTITHHHAVGRDHRPWYDRERPGVFGEMLKAAKKALDPSGVLNPGVLVDP; from the coding sequence GTGTCGGGGAGACGGCTCAAATTCTGGGGCTGGGGATACGAAGACGCGGGGCCGACGCCCGAGCAGACGGAAAAGCTCGCACGGCTCCTGCAGGAGCGGTTCGGTCTCGGGGCCGGCGAAAGGACCGATCCGCCCAGGATCGAAGAAATCCGGCTCCGTCCGCCCCGGGTACGTCCCCCGGCGCAGCTCGACGCAGTCGCTTCGGCCCACCCTTACGACCGGGCCTCGCACACCTACGGCAAGGGTTTTCGCGACGTCGTACGCGCGCTGCGGCGAGATTTTTCTCCTGCGCCCGACGTCGTGGTCTTTCCGAAAGACGAGGAGCAGATCGACGCCGTTCTGGAGTGGGCCTCCCGCGAAAAGCTCGCTGTCATTCCGTACGGCGGAGGCTCGAGCGTGGTCGGTGGGGTGGAGCCGCGCGTCGGTGACGCCTACGCGGGTGCGGTGACCCTCGACCTTCGGCGTTTCGACCGCGTCCTCGAAGTGGACCGCGTGTCCCGGGCGGCTCGGATCCAGGCGGGTGTCTACGGGCCGCGCCTCGAGGAGCAACTCAAGCCCCACGGCCTTACGCTGCGGCACTTTCCCCAGTCCTTCGAATTTTCCTCCCTGGGCGGCTGGATCGCCACGCGATCGGGAGGGCACTACGCGACGCTCTACACCCACATCGACGAGTTCGTGGAAAGCCTCCGTGTGCGCACGCCCGGCGGGGCCGTCGAGACCCGCCGGCTTCCCGCTTCGGGTGCCGGCCCGGACCCGAATCGGCTCTTCATCGGTTCGGAAGGGATCCTGGGCGTCATCACGGAAGCCTGGATGAGGGTTCAGGATCGCCCGAAATACCGGGCGTCGGCAGCCGTGACCTTCGCCGACTTCGCCGACGCCGTCGAGGCCGTCCGCGCGATCGCACAAGCGGGCCTCTACCCCTCGAACTGCCGCCTTCTCGACGCCGGCGAGGCTCTGGTCTCGGGTGCGGGAACCGGCGCCGAGCACGTCCTCGTCCTGGGATTCGAATCGGCCGACCATCCACCGGACGCGTGGATGGACCGTGCGCTCGAGTGCTGCCGGGACCACGGAGGCCGCGTGCCCGAAGGCGCGGGAAAGACCCGGACGGATCCCGAGGCGGGCCGAGAAGGTGCGGCGGGAGCGTGGCGCAAGGCCTTTCTCGAGGCGCCCTACCTGAGGGACGCGCTCGTGTGCCTGGGGATGGTGACGGAAACCTTCGAAACCGCCGTGACCTGGGACCGGTTCGGGGAATTCCACGCCGGGGTGCGGGAGGCCGTCGAGGATGCGCTGCGCAGGATCTGCGGCAGCGGAATGGTGACCTGCCGCTTCACGCACGTCTATCCCGACGGTCCGGCACCCTACTACACCGTGACGGCGCCGGGTAAGAAGGCGAGCCAGCTCGAGCAGTGGGACGAAATCAAGGCGGCGGCCTCCGAAGCTGTCCTTCGGCTGGGTGGCACGATCACGCATCACCACGCCGTGGGCCGCGATCACAGGCCCTGGTACGACCGGGAGCGCCCGGGGGTCTTCGGCGAGATGCTGAAGGCCGCGAAGAAAGCGCTCGACCCGTCCGGCGTTCTCAATCCGGGTGTTCTCGTGGACCCTTGA